TAACACTCAATATAAACCAATTTAGTGCATTGCGTATTTCAGCAGGTACTACCAGTGCCAATACATTTGATCCGACCTTGTACAACATAAAACCATAAAATTATTAGCGAAAATTTAAGAATAAGGTAAGATTACACCCCAACTAAAGCATAGAAAGTTGACCACTTCTACTACCTCCGATTACAGGCCAGAAACTGATTTCATAAAAGAAATCATCGATGACATCTACCGAAGATTAGGTGGATCGATAACTAGTTCACTGCCCCTACTTATTGGGATGGAGAATTCCATTAATTCCATCAATTCATGGATGAAAAAGGTCTCCTCAAATACTGTCGACATTCTAACGATTTCGGGCATGAGTGGGATCGGAAAGACATCTGTAGCCAGCCACGTCTATGAGTTACATCGTCATAGATTTGACGCAAGTAGCTTTATTGAAGATATAAGTATATGTGCTCATTCTAATGGAATGCCTTGTTTACAAAAACAACTTCTCAGTCACGTTTTGAAAACAAGTCCCGTAGAAGTTCATCGGGTTTCTGAATACACCTCCATTATTGAAAATGCACTTTTTCATAAAAAGGTGTTTCTAGTTCTTGATGATGTAGATAGCGTGGATCATTTAAATGCCTTACTGGGATACAAAGGTCTTCATCCAGGAAGCAAAATCATAATTACAACAAAAGACGTGTCGTTGACAGAGAAGTGTGCACTATTCAACCTGCAAGTTCCACCTAAGCCTGAAACGCACTCCCTTGAAGGCTTATCTTATAATGCATCCGTACGTCTTTTATGTTTTCATGCTTTCAAGTGTGAGATACTCGAAGAACGCTATGAAGAGGTTTCAGATGAGATTGTGAAGTATTGTGGAGGACATCCGTTGGCTCTTAGATTAATGGGAAGTTCTCTACGGAAAAAAGATGTTGCTTACTGGGAAGAATACATTAATGAGCTAAAACTAGGACCAGAAGAACCCATTTCTGAAATCTTGAAAAAGAGCTTTGACCATTTGTCGGAAAATGACAAGGAATTGCTTAAGCATATTGCTTGTTTTTTTATTGGAAAGAAGAGATATTTTACTGAAACTGTATTGAAGGCATGTGATATAAAAGTTACAAGTGGGATCACTCATCTTATTGAGAGGTTCCTTCTTCGTGAAGATAAGTACTCTAATGTGTTAATGATGCATTCACTGATCCAAGAAAAAGGAAGAAATGAAGTACGTCGAGAATCTCCTGAGAGACCAGAGGAGCGTAGTAGATTATGGTGTCATACAGAGTCATACAAAGTGTTGAAGAAAAAAATGGTTAGAGGCAAACAAGCTTTAATTCTTAATTTATAGTATTGAAATTATATTAATCTGTTGTTTATCATGttgtaaaacttatatattttgcaATCTCTTTCTTTATAGGGTACTAGAAATATAAAAGGCCTTGCCCTTGATATGAATATGATTCAAAAAGAAAAGTTACGTGGATCATTATTTGCATTGGAAACAGATGCATTAAGCGAGATGGATGATCTAAAGCTACTCCAACTTAATTATGTTCAACTGTATGGGTCTTATAAGAAATTTCCTAAAAAGTTAAGATGGTTGTGCATGCAATGGTTCCCTTTAGAGTGTATGCCTTTAGATTTACCAATGAAGAAGCTAGTTGCTCTTGACATGTCTTATAGCAGTATCAAATTCTTTGTCATATCTTATAGTAACATTGGAAATACGCAAAAGGTTAGAAATTATTATGTATACTTCTTTTTAATAGTTCTACCATGTTGACTCTCTATTTTACTTGTTATTTTTGTACCCATTCTTCAGCTTAGTGGATCATCTTCAAAAGATACACGATTGCTTGGATCATTGAAGATCCTTGATGTGAGCTTCTGTGAACAACTTTATAGTTTGGGTGGTTTTTTCGAACTTCATAAACTTGAAAGGTTAACCGCGACAAATTGCATAGGTTTGATAGATATCTGTGAGTCAATTGGCGAATGTTCTGAGCTTGTCTTCGTTGATCTTAGTTACTGCAACAAGCTTGAAAAGATTCCGCTAGGAAAGTTAAAGAAGGTTAAAACACTATTGCTAGACGGTTGTAATCTTGGTGAGTCTCAAACTGAAATAAACTCACAAACATCTTCCTCTTCCATTGTGATGACTATACCACGAAATTTAAAGTTCTTGGTGGTTTCTCTTCCAAGTTCATTAATGAGGTTGTCCCTTCAAAATAATAATCTGTACAGTGAATCATTTCCCACAGACTTGAGTTGCCTATCTATGTTGAAGGAGCTAATATTAGATAAAAATCCGATTGTTTTAATGCCTTATTGCGTCAGAACCCTTCCTATGCTTGAGACACTTAGTATGAATCATTGTGAACAACTGACAACAATCAAACATCCTCCACCAACCTTAACCAGTCTTAGCACCTTATTTTCTTCGCGGGTACGTAAATTCGTATTTGATCCAGATATGTCCCCAATGGCGTTACGTGTACATTTTTATTCTTTAAGATCTTCGACGTCTGTAGAAATCGAAGGTGTGGTCAAAATCCAACCAATGGCAGATGTTGAGGAAAGACTATTACGTAGTTTGAGGTGGAGTACTTTAGACTTCACTAATATCAAGTGCATTGTAATATTCTATGGAGATAATACAAAGGAGGAAATTGAAATACAGGTTTTTTTTCTAGTTAGCCATTTTGATCTTATTGTGTGAATATAACATGTATTTATGGTTGTAATTATTTATGTTGATTTAATCGTAATTGGACAGATGTACTATGAATTTGGGATATTCAGCACAATATATGGAGGTAGAGAGATGCCTAATTGGATTAGTGAAAGAAAGGATGGACCGTCAATATCATTTACCATTCCTTCATCTGCTAAAACCCTCACGGGATTGAATTTATGCTACGTTCTGCTCAACAACATTAAAGGATCTCAATTGCCGGAGATCAAAATGAGTAATAAATCAAAGAATTGCACCTGGATATACATTCATTATTTACATTCATACGTCTTGGTAAATGGGGAGTATTTAATATACATTAGCCATTGGATGTTTACACAGAATGAGATGGAACCTGGTGACCACGTCACTATTTCCCTCTTAATAAAGGAAGATGATGAAGAACTTACAAGTGAGTGTGGGGTGGGGTTTGTGTATGATGATGAAAGTACTGAAGAAAGACAAGATGCATTGATTTATTACAAATCGTGGAATCATATAATTGGTGGTGATCTCTCCCCTTTTCAAACAACTACAGGGAAGTACTTCCTCAACACTAGGGATTTTTCCCGATTTTCCAAGCGGTTACCTTCTTATCTTGGcggaaaatatataggtatattaatTTATTACTTTCTTATATAAGAAGTAAAATAAATAACTATGATTTATATGTTGTTTATCAGACGAACAAGTGTTGTTTAAAGCTTTCTCCTCCAAAATACATGATTGAGCGAGCAATTGAGGTATGATTTCCAACAGCCAAACACTTCAATTCCCTCATATATAACATAATATGAATGTTGTATAACCAGACAAAACCAAAATAAAAGAAAAAGGTATGAGGTGTTCACTGTTCAGGTTATTTCGGAGGGCGATTGGAGAATTTCTAACTTTGATGTGCGCGACCTATCCGTAACAGTACGTGACCGTTTCCCAAAccttccctggccaccccaagaTTTGAAATCGGGACCTCTATTCAAGGAAAACCTCATAACCGAAATAAAAGGAGTTGTAACCTCAAAACCTCGCATTGTTGGAGTGTAGAGGTAATGACTACGTTTCCATAGGTTTTGTGTATATTTGGCATTTTGGGTTCTTCATGTAATTGATTGTTTGATACCTAATTTTTTGTGTTGTTGATACAATAAATAATTGTGATGTTATTTTTCACTTGAAGCAAATAGTATGTTACCTTATAACATACAGATTAAGTGTTTATTAAAATGCATTACTTTTGTATATGTAAAGTTCCTTGCTTAATTTGTGTTTTAATGATTTATAAGTTTAGTAGCCATTTTACAAGTAGTCCTTCTTTATTTTGTAGAGGTTTTCTTTAGCACTTTATAACCTCCTTTTTTATTTGGGATTGTAATCTGAATTACCGATGTTTTAAACTTTGCATAGATACATGTTTCAGATATCTTACTCAAAAGATCCGGGATCACTAATCTCATTGACAGATGCCTTCGTCATACTGGAATGAGTGGAAGGTGTAGACGTTGTTTGGACAGATCTTAGGTTGCTTATGATCGTGACTAGAGGTGGAATTCACTAGAGACGACTAAAACCGAGATTCAGGTCGCGTTGGGTTTCATATAGGTCAAACCTAGGGTTTAATCTAGATTAGAACGAAGCCTAAACGAGTGATTTCGGTGGTAATTGGTGTTAGGGATCGATAGGAAATGAGACCAGTCTATTAGGGTTGATTAAGAGTGTAACCTAACAAAGTAGGctaaaacccgtatatatactgcaaccagacacagtcggtcgactgtgtaagatagtcggtcgactgtgtcacacagtcggtcgagtgtgtggacacactcgGGCGACTGTGTATGCAGTTTAACTTATTGATTGTTTAATAAATTaagcacatacaaacacagatataaTCAATACTCACAATAGTACGTTATTACATGACCAAATATATTACAACGATAAATGATCTACGGTTGGGGATTAcatgcactaacaaactccccctaagacctagctgTAGATAAGAAAAATTCAGTCATCAATCCGTAAAAGGATCAGTCACCCAGTTCTTCAAATAACAGAGTTTGACAACCCTgcagtattatttagattgtacacGATTCTCTGGGCGATACAACATCCTTTTATAGTATAAGGTGAACATGTCTTCTTCACAGTAGTTCCAAAGCCAGACTGGATCTAGCACCCGAATATTATCATTCTCATCGCTTCCATCTTTGTCCAACACAATGACCGCTTCCTCCGAGCGTTCATcgtaataccaccaacgaaaacgtGGGCTGAAGTGCTGCGGAATTTTCCGTAATGGAACCTGTAGCATATACTTCACTGGTTCATATTTGACTATCTTCCTTCGAATTCCCGTTTTCTTGTTCGTCCTGTAAGAGATCTTTGGGAATTGTGGTCGAAAACCTTCAAAATTAGGTGACCGAAATGATCgtcttatcttacgaaccaaaagTTCATGAATACCTGTATAATCCTGATACAACATCTTGAGCCTAGCAATCTGCATAAATTCAAAATAAGGTAATGAAGTGAACTGATAAGCATGCTTGATGTAGTCCACTCCATACTCTTTCTTTATCGCGTAGATATCAAACTCTTTGATGTATGCCCAGGCCAAGATCTTTTCCTTAGCACGCAAACTCGCACTGTGCTCAATAAACTTCAGATACTGAGGATCCACCCCAGGTTTCATCAAATACTTTCTGATTCTCATGGAAATCTTCCATTCTTCCTCCAAAACTTCAACCTTTTCTTTGTTTATTCTCACCGGCAAAAATCCTTCCGGTAAAACATCCTCCTGTTCTTTATGTTCATTCTCTTTACACTTTCTGTTCAAAAGCTcatcattcattttaaaataatcaGCAAAAGTTAGAAGATCATCATCTGCAAAACCTTCATATCGAGGATAAGACTATGTCGGCTCATCTTCAATAATAACATCGTCAAAACTATTTTCGCTCTCATCAACTACATCAGAGTCACTTAAATCATCATCAAACTTATTTACCCCTGAAGTCGAGGCTTTTGATGCGACGTCAACAAATTCCTTAGCTTctcgctctagacgctccatcaattcCTGTTAAGTTTCGGAGAGGTCCGGAGGAATCTCCCCCTCTTCTAAATCATCATAAACAGTAATATGATTAAGGCGATCCTGCATAGCTAAATACTCAGAAACAGTTATTACCTGAAATGGAGTTACGTACAGTGGGTTATCCTCGGTGTAACCTTTAGCAACCTCAAGAGGCATATCTTCCTCATGATCAGAATGCCCAAAAGGATCTGGGCTCCCTTCAAGCTCTTCAATCACCACCTTCTTTTCCCATTTATTTAGTCGTTCAGTCAAATCATGAGTCTCATTCTGTAAAGACACAATCTCTCCAGCCTGATTCTCCACAGTCTTTTCAAGTTTATTAATTCTCACCTGCTGTCTATCAACCATCTTTCTCATTTCAGACATCTCAGTGTCTCGCTTTAGTTTATCCTCCTCAGCAGCCTTTTGAAACTTAGCCAAATCGGCAGACAATTGAATAAGTCGTCGATTAATCATCTTAGACAAATCATCAGCAACAACTGTAGGTCTCTGAGAGATTTGAACTTGGTGAGGTGGTTGTGATTGAGGTTGTTGAGTAGATGGAATTTGTGTTGAACCACCAGCATCAGCAGCAGGTTGAGTTGATGGAGTAACCTCCGATTGTGACTTCGTTGTTGAAGACGAACTCCCATCTTTAACTGTAATCCTCAAACGCTTTTGCCTCTGCTTAATGGATACCTTCGGTGCTTCAGCCAGCTTTCTTTTTATCAACTCAGTTTGACTATCATCAAGTGTcgtcacatcatcatcatcacgcaAGTGAAGTCCAGCTGGTCTAGGCGGTGGCTGGTTAACCTCTTCTTCACCAGCAATTGTGATATCTGTTTCATCACCATAAGTGTTGTTCTCATGACGACAACTCAGTCTCTCAGGACACACATAATTTTCATCAGATGACCAATCGGTCTCTTCTCAGGAATCTTACCCGAAGCAATTCTATTTTGCATAAAACGATTAAAAGATTGATCATTAAGATGATTCAGTGTAAGCACATCCTGTGGAATTTTCACTAAACCCTGAACCTGCTTCTCCAACATAATCTGTAAGAACCTCGAAAACACTAGATGAACATTCTTCTTTACATTAAGCACCATACCATCAAAGACAACTTGCGATAAATTGAAGTCAGCATTCAAAACCAAAGCTACAAACATTGAGCTGTAAGTCTCGGTCATTTCATCAAAACCACCCTTCATCGGGCTCAAACATCTCAATAGCACATATGT
This genomic stretch from Rutidosis leptorrhynchoides isolate AG116_Rl617_1_P2 chromosome 11, CSIRO_AGI_Rlap_v1, whole genome shotgun sequence harbors:
- the LOC139875047 gene encoding disease resistance protein RUN1-like yields the protein MVILSEVSESSSSMTNNHHKLYDVFLSFRGADTRLNFTNHLHKALESANLKIFYDDKEIETGVYLKPELETAIKGSRASVIVLSESYASSSWCLDELVLILDQHMISNQIVIPIFYHVEPTDVRKQQKTFKVAMDEHEKKMEAEVDLEKKSMLDNKIKKWKEALKQVADLKGQDAKGRPETDFIKEIIDDIYRRLGGSITSSLPLLIGMENSINSINSWMKKVSSNTVDILTISGMSGIGKTSVASHVYELHRHRFDASSFIEDISICAHSNGMPCLQKQLLSHVLKTSPVEVHRVSEYTSIIENALFHKKVFLVLDDVDSVDHLNALLGYKGLHPGSKIIITTKDVSLTEKCALFNLQVPPKPETHSLEGLSYNASVRLLCFHAFKCEILEERYEEVSDEIVKYCGGHPLALRLMGSSLRKKDVAYWEEYINELKLGPEEPISEILKKSFDHLSENDKELLKHIACFFIGKKRYFTETVLKACDIKVTSGITHLIERFLLREDKYSNVLMMHSLIQEKGRNEVRRESPERPEERSRLWCHTESYKVLKKKMGTRNIKGLALDMNMIQKEKLRGSLFALETDALSEMDDLKLLQLNYVQLYGSYKKFPKKLRWLCMQWFPLECMPLDLPMKKLVALDMSYSSIKFFVISYSNIGNTQKLSGSSSKDTRLLGSLKILDVSFCEQLYSLGGFFELHKLERLTATNCIGLIDICESIGECSELVFVDLSYCNKLEKIPLGKLKKVKTLLLDGCNLGESQTEINSQTSSSSIVMTIPRNLKFLVVSLPSSLMRLSLQNNNLYSESFPTDLSCLSMLKELILDKNPIVLMPYCVRTLPMLETLSMNHCEQLTTIKHPPPTLTSLSTLFSSRVRKFVFDPDMSPMALRVHFYSLRSSTSVEIEGVVKIQPMADVEERLLRSLRWSTLDFTNIKCIVIFYGDNTKEEIEIQMYYEFGIFSTIYGGREMPNWISERKDGPSISFTIPSSAKTLTGLNLCYVLLNNIKGSQLPEIKMSNKSKNCTWIYIHYLHSYVLVNGEYLIYISHWMFTQNEMEPGDHVTISLLIKEDDEELTSECGVGFVYDDESTEERQDALIYYKSWNHIIGGDLSPFQTTTGKYFLNTRDFSRFSKRLPSYLGGKYIDILLKRSGITNLIDRCLRHTGMSGRCRRCLDRS